Below is a genomic region from Brassica oleracea var. oleracea cultivar TO1000 chromosome C9, BOL, whole genome shotgun sequence.
ATGGATGTAGAAACCTTCTACGACGGTTATCTCGCCGCGATCGTCGTTGGAGAAGGAGAAACAGCTCCGGTAGGCGCTGCAATCGGATTGCTGGCAGAGACTGAGGCTGAAATCGAAGAAGCTAAGAACAAAGCCGCCTCGAAACCTTCCTCCTCCGCCGTTGTTCCATCTCCTCCTCCAGCTACTTCATCCCCCGCTCCGGCGGCAGCGGCGTCAGATGGTCCGAGGAAAACCGTAGCGACGCCGCATGCTAAGAAGCTCGCGAAGCAACACAAAGTGGATATCGGATCCGTTGCCGGAACTGGACCATTCGGTAGGATCACGGCTTCCGACGTGGAGGCGGCGGCTGGTATAGCTCCCACCGTGACACCACCGCCTCCTCCTCCTTCTCCTGCAGCTGCACCAGCACCAACAGCTAAAGCTACCACCACTAGCTCGCCTCCTCTATTACCTGACGCCAGCATCGTCCCCTTCACAGCAGTGCAATCAGCAGTATCCAAAAACATGATTGAGAGCCTCTCCGTTCCAACCTTCCGTGTTGGTTACCCAGTGAACACTGCTGCACTCGACGCACTCTACGAGAAGGTGAAAACGCATATACATAGTTCTAAAACTCGTATCAGCAAATGTTATCTCTTTTTTTTTTTCAGGTGAAGCCAAAGGGTGTGACAATGACTGCTTTATTGGCTAAAGCTGCAGGGATGGCTCTTGCTCAGCATCCTGTGGTGAACGCAAGCTGCAAAGATGGGAAGAGTTTTAGTTACAATAGTAACATTAACGTTGCCGTTGCTGTTGCCATCAATGGCGGGTTGATTACGCCTGTTCTACAAGATGCTGATAAGGTAATCAATACAGTGCAGAGATCTAGAAAGTAGGTAGCTTTGTGGTTGAAGACGGTTTTAGTCTACGCTTACTGATTGGTGCGAGTCATGTTGGTTGTTTTTAGTTGGATTTGTACTTGTTATCTCAAAAATGGAAAGAGCTGGTGGGGAAAGCTAGAAGCAAGCAATTGCAACCTCATGAATACAACTCTGGTACTTTCTTCAATAGTAGCTGTTCATATGCTTTAATGAGAAGTATGTATTTGCTGAGCTAAGGATGCATGTGTATTCAATGCAGGAACTTTCACTTTATCGAATCTCGGTATGTTTGGAGTGGATAGATTTGATGCTATTCTTCCTCCAGGACAGGTATATGAAATTTCAATGAGTCTCAACAAGATCAAGGATTACAACTCAGCCTACTTATCTTTGTTTATAACTCGAATCTCTAGGGTGCTATAATGGCCGTTGGAGCTTCGAAACCGACTGTAGTTGCTGATAAGGATGGGTTCTTCAGTGTGAAAAACAAAATGCTGGTAAGCCTGAATTTGACTTTGTTGGTTTCTATTAAGATTGTCAAGAATCTGCCTCATGGGTTTGGTGAATAGAAATAAGCTTTGGCTTTTGTTGTGTGTTGCCAGGTGAATGTGACAGCAGATCATCGTATTGTCTACGGAGCTGATTTGGCTGCTTTCCTTCAAACCTTTGCAAAGATCGTTGAGAATCCAGATAGCTTGACCTTGTAGTACAAGTCAATGAGCCGTTTTTTTTCTCAAGTAAACAAAAAGAAGAAGTGTTTTGATTGTTACACTGTTCTTAGTCCTGTTCTTTCTTTTGCAGATTGGTTCACTTGTATCTGTAGTTTTGGACCTTTGTTGTGTCTTGGTTTTTCCGGAGTAATCATTTTGGGTTTTACACAAATAATTTCAGCTTTGAAATGGTTTTCCCAGAATAATCATTTCAGTAGACGCCGCCCATTATCTATCACCAGTTCACCTCTGAAATTTATTAACATTATTCTAAAATCATCATTTATATATTATTGGTGTTTTTTTTTCTGAAAAAAAAATATATATTGTCGGTGTTTCACATAATTGGGTCTTATTCTTCATTATAATTGGGTTCTTCAAATGAAATTTTTGGCCGACAAAAATTCATCATTATGACTAATCATTTTATTTTTACACGACGTAAAGTCTCATTCTATAACTTTTCTAATCGATCAAAGAGCAGAATCTGAACTTGGATAATATTTTAGTACGTTTTTTAGAACCAGCTAATAAAAAAATATTGTAGTTATATTGAAAATAGATTACTGGAACAATATTTTAGTTATGAAGAAGGATTACATTTTAACTGCTTCGGGTTCCGGTTGACAGTTAAGATCCAAACCCAAATTCCGTAGCCCGACCCGATTTATTCCATCTGATTCTCCATCTTGAACTTCGTTAGTATCCAATGAGCTCCTCAGGCCAAGACTCTGAATCCGTTTCCTCTTCTTAGAAGGTAACTCACGTTCAGCGTCACCGCCGTTAACTCTCGCCACAATCCGTGTCGCCACGTGTAGTCTCCGTAATATCTTGAAAAACTCATCCACCTCTTCCTCCGTCACCGTACGTACAACTTCTGTTGACGATTTCCCTCTGTACTCATCACCACAAGCTTTACCGTTATCTTCTTCGCGGCGTTCCTCTTTCATCTCCGAGCTCATGTTAGGCACAAGAAACTTCAACGGCGTCGTACAGTTCAGACCGGAAAATACTTATTTTGCTGATATATTTATTTTGTTAAACTATGAAGATACTCTTTATAGGCCCGTCGGTGTTAACATTGAACGGTCCATATGGTCAACGGCAAAATAAAATGAACGGTACGGATTAATGAGGATTAATGATGACATCATTGTTGAGACGTTGAAGCATAAGCTCCATGACGTAGCCTGTAAATGGACTTTTGAATAATGGAAGTCATGGGTGTGGAACATTTGGTTCGGCTTATTTTTATAATAGAAGATCGTATCATTTTATTATATAAGTAAGACCAAGAACTTCTAGACAACATTAGAAAAGACCAAGGCCTTGTGAATTGTGTAGTGGTTAACGTGGAAAAAAGTACTATTGCGAATATTTTATTCATAATGTCTTATTCGAATATTATTTCAAAACAAAAAAAACGCGTTATTTGCACTGGTTTTCCGAATAATATAAACAACTTAATTGATGATATTGGTATTATCATTTTTTTTTTGAAATGTTAAATTTATATATCAACAAAGAAAAAAGTTTACAATACGAAAATTCTTGAGATGCCAGTACAATACATTAACTCAATTTTTTTCCTAGCCATCTCTGCACGAGAAGACTAGTAAATTCAACATTTCTGGATCGAAAGGAAGAGATCATGTTACAAATGGTCCTGTCTATAGACTTCACGACCTGAGCAGGCGAGTTCCACGGGTTGTTATGCTTACGTCGATTGCGTTCTCTCCAAAGTAAGTAGATTGATCCTTAAATTGCCAACCAAAGTAGGCATGAGTCAACCTTGTTACGTCGAGGAGATAGCAGGGTGTTCATGGTGATGCTCCAGTCCGGGCTTTGTAGAGGGAGGAGACATCCAGTCAGATCAGTCCAGACGGTATAGGAGTAAGGGCAGGCAAAGAAAAGGTGGTCACGGGTTTCGTCAGGCTCGCCACAGAGCCTACAAACCTGCACCTCCCCCCATGCTCGAGTTCGATCACCTGTTGAAAGCATGTTTCGCACGGCAAGCCACGCTATAAATGAGAACCGTGGGATTGCTTCTGAGAACCATATAACTTTACTCCATTCCACTGCATTGTGGTGCACTCGAAGCTGATCCCATGTTCTGGATGATGAGAACCCAGGTTTGTAGTCACTATCTCCATGGTTCCAAAGCACACAATCACCGCCTGCATCCTCTACCGGAGGTGGAACAGAGATGATGGCAGCTATCATCGCCCGTAGGTGACAGCTGCGACATCTTCTGATGTTCCATTGCCCAGACGAAGCTGCGTCGGCGACTGTGGCATATCTGCTAATACCCAACAACATAGTGCTCGAATCACCTGCAATATCAATTAGTTTCCCCATATTCAGCCAATTATCATACCAAAATAAAGTATCCTCTCTGTTGCCAATTTCAGACTTTAGGAACATAGCTGCTTGATGGCATAGCTTAAGAAGCTTACACCAGATCCAAGAGCCTGCTTGTGTGTCCTTAACATCCCAGAAACATCGATTACGTAACAGGTTTGTGCGAATCCAAGCAACCCAAAATGAGCCTGAGTTGGTGATAAGGCGCCATATCAAACTCAAAGCAAAAACTTTTGATGAATTAACCAGCCTGCGAATTCCCAAACCTGCCTCTCCCTTAGGCATACAAACTTAATCCCATGCCACTTTGGCTTTCCCAGTAGAGTTAGGCGTACCATACCAAAGGAAAGAGCTACACATGCTCTCAATGGTTTCAAGACAACGCTTCGGTAACCTGAAAACATAACTCCAAAAGTTTGTAATACTTACAATCACCAAGTTTATAAGCTGCAGTCGCTCCGCATATGAGAGAGCTCGACTTATCCACGAAAGAAATTTAGAGCGGATACGATCTATAAGAGGCTCATAGTCATCACGCGTCATGGACTTTGTCGTGAGTGGGAGACCCAGGTATCGTATCGATAGAGTATCAATTGGGAGGCTTAGTCGATTCACCTCATCAAGGAAACATTGGTAAATTTTCCCTCCCATGTAGATTGCCGATTTGGCTGGGCTTATAGCAAGACCTGACCAGCTTTCAAAGTCGTTCAGAATAGAGAAAATGCCTTGTAAGGAGCTAGGCTCGCCATCAGTGAAAACCATGATATCGTCCACGAAATTCAAGTGAGTGAGGTTGATTTGAGAGCAAGTAGGGTGGTAACCAATGTTTCCTGAAGCAGCAGATTTGTTAAGCGCCAGGGAGAGCACATTAATGGCTATAACAAATAGATACGGAGATAGGGCACAACCTTGTCTCAGACCCCTCGCACTCGGAAAGAAACCCTCCAGTTCACCGTTCACTGATACTGAAAACGCAGCAGTAGAGAGGCATACATGGATCAAGTGAATAAATTGCTCTTGAATATGCATTGCTCTAAGCGTGTCCTCAATAAATGACCATTTGACCGTATCTAAGGCTTTTGATATGTCCAGTTTCAAGACGCTGCGAGATCCAATCAAGTCTTTGCGGTAGTTCTTGATGAGTTCAGTGGCCATGAGTACATTTTCCAGCAAGAGTCTCCCTTTCACAAAAGCACACTGGTTTGGTTCTATAAGCTCTGGGAGTAAGACCTTCAAACGTCTGGCCAAGACCTTGGATACAACCTTGTAGAGAATGTTACAGTAAGATATGGGCCTAAAATCTTTCATAGTTTCTGCTCCTTGGATCTTCGGTATGAGGGTTAAGATCGTGGCATTCACTCCTTTCGGAAGGAAACCATAGAGAAAGAAAGATTGTACCGCAGTAATGAAAGATTACAGGCCAGGCAGCTTAATATAATTCAACAGGGTAACCGTCCGGTCCCGGCGCTTTGTTTGCCGGCATGGAGAAGAGCACATTTCTGATCTCTGCTTCAGAAATCGGGTGAACCAGTAACTCAACCGTATGAGCAGGACAACAAAACTCGATCAAGTTCGAAAAGTTCTCTGCATTATCCTCATGAGTGGATGCCACATTCGTGTTGAGGAACTGGGCGAAGTGATTCGCTGCTGAAACTTTTATTGCCTGAGGATCTGTAATAATCTCACCAGAGAGTAAGACCAGACGCCTGATCACATTGAACGTGGTTCTACTCTGCACAATTTTATGAAAGAAAATTATGTTCTGATCGCTAAATTTGAGCCAGTTGATACGAGATTTTTGCAGATAGAAATGTTCCTCTATTACTGCCCAGTGATTCCAGTTTTCTGTGGCCGCTGAGACCGCATCAAATGAGGAGGAGCTCGGGTCTGATAAAGCATGAGCTTGCTTGTCGCACAAGTGCTGAAAAGCTTCTTTTGTTTTCCGTGGGGTATCACCAAACTTAGTTTTGTTGAGATGGCGAAGAATTGGCTTCAGAAGCTTCAACTTTTTACTGAAGATATACAAGGCCGATCGGGAGTGGTAGATGGGTTCAGTTTGGTTCCAAGTGTCAGAGACTGAAGCAAGGAAGTCAGGGTGATCCGCAAGGAAATTGAAGAACTTGAAAGGACGCTTGTTACCCGGTGGGGGAGTCTCTAGTCGCACCCAACATCGTGTGTGATCAAAGATACCAGAGGGTTCCACACTTGCATAAGACTGAGGAAATTGATCCAACCAGTGATCATTGACAAGCACACGATCCAGTTTCTTTCCTATAGGATTTTCCCGTTGCTTATTAGTCCAGGTGAAAGTAGGACCAAGAGAAACAAGGTCCGTAAGATTACAGGTAGCGACTGCAGACTGAAAGGCCTCCATACCACGCAGATTTGCGTTTGATATAGTGCCTGTAGAGTGTTCTAAAGATGCCAGAGTTTCATTAAAGTCGCCCATCACAATCCATGGAACTCCCGGTAAGGCATATTGAGTTTTTATGTAAACCATTTCAGTCCACAAGTGCTGTCTGTCAACAGCAAAATTTGAGGCATTGACTCATGAACAGAGGAACTGCTCTCCTATGGCTGAGGTAACCCATACAGTGATGCACTGAGCACTTTTAAAGAGAAGAGTAACCGAGACATCGTCCGCCCAGCAGACCCATAGTTTTCCAAGGCGGTGGTGTTCATAGTTGGTAAGAAAATTCCAGTTTGGAAATGCAGAGTTTAGAATAGAGACACTGTTCTCTTCTCGAACGCGAGTTTCGATTGGACAACCGAAAGATGGTTTAGCAGAAAGAATCCAAGAACGAAGAGCCGTTTGTTTGCGCATTTTGTTGAAGCCCCGGGTGTTCCACGCAAATAACGATATCATCACATTAGTGCCTCCGTGAGGAGGCATGATTGGTTTGCTTGTTTCGGGCTCCTTTGGTTTGATCCTTTTTGCTCCCAACATTCACATTGGGGTTACTCTTTTGAGACTTCTTGTTTTTTCCAAGTTTTTGTGGGAACCAAAATTCGCACTGTCAATTTACGTTAAAATTAGGAAACTAGGAAAACCCTAATTTCCCAGAGGTCCCGGATCTCTGCGAGAGCCAACGACAAGTGACCAAATAGATTCAGAAATCATGAAAAGATAACAAACGAGTTTAGAGAAAACAGTAGATCTTATTTCGAATCCGCGTAAGAGCGTTGCGATCATTACAAGAGATCATAAAAGCTTTGGCCGCAAAGGCTGTCCTAGTTCTAGAAGCCTAAAAGCTCAAACCTAGTTGAGTCGCAGCTCGATAACAAAAGACGAAAAANNNNNNNNNNNNNNNNNNNNNNNNNNNNNNNNNNNNNNNNNNNNNNNNNNNNNNNNNNNNNNNNNNNNNNNNNNNNNNNNNNNNNNNNNNNNNNNNNNNNNNNNNNNNNNNNNNNNNNNNNNNNNNNNNNNNNNNNNNNNNNNNNNNNNNNNNNNNNNNNNNNNNNNNNNNNNNNNNNNNNNNNNNNNNNNNNNNNNNNNNNNNNNNNNNNNNNNNNNNNNNNNNNNNNNNNNNNNNNNNNNNNNNNNNNNNNNNNNNNNNNNNNNNNNNNNNNNNNNNNNNNNNNNNNNNNNNNNNNNNNNNNNNNNNNNNNNNNNNNNNNNNNNNNNNNNNNNNNNNNNNNNNNNNNNNNNNNNNNNNNNNNNNNNNNNNNNNNNNNNNNNNNNNNNNNNNNNNNNNNNNNNNNNNNNNNNNNNNNNNNNNNNNNNNNNNNNNNNNNNNNNNNNNNNNNNNNNNNNNNNNNNNNNNNNNNNNNNNNNNNNNNNNNNNNNNNNNNNNNNNNNNNNNNNNNNNNNNNNNNNNNNNNNNNNNNNNNNNNNNNNNNNNNNNNNNNNNNNNNNNNNNNNNNNNNNNNNNNNNNNNNNNNNNNNNNNNNNNNNNNNNNNNNNNNNNNNNNNNNNNNNNNNNNNNNNNNNNNNNNNNNNNNNNNNNNNNNNNNNNNNNNNNNNNNNNNNNNNNNNNNNNNNNNNNNNNNNNNNNNNNNNNNNNNNNNNNNNNNNNNNNNNNNNNNNNNNNNNNNNNNNNNNNNNNNNNNNNNNNNNNNNNNNNNNNNNNNNNNNNNNNNNNNNNNNNNNNNNNNNNNNNNNNNNNNNNNNNNNNNNNNNNNNNNNNNNNNNNNNNNNNNNNNNNNNNNNNNNNNNNNNNNNNNNNNNNNNNNNNNNNNNNNNNNNNNNNNNNNNNNNNNNNNNNNNNNNNNNNNNNNNNNNNNNNNNNNNNNNNNNNNNNNNNNNNNNNNNNNNNNNNNNNNNNNNNNNNNNNNNNNNNNNNNNNNNNNNNNNNNNNNNNNNNNNNNNNNNNNNNNNNNNNNNNNNNNNNNNNNNNNNNNNNNNNNNNNNNNNNNNNNNNNNNNNNNNNNNNNNNNNNNNNNNNNNNNNNNNNNNNNNNNNNNNNNNNNNNNNNNNNNNNNNNNNNNNNNNNNNNNNNNNNNNNNNNNNNNNNNNNNNNNNNNNNNNNNNNNNNNNNNNNNNNNNNNNNNNNNNNNNNNNNNNNNNNNNNNNNNNNNNNNNNNNNNNNNNNNNNNNNNNNNNNNNNNNNNNNNNNNNNNNNNNNNNNNNNNNNNNNNNNNNNNNNNNNNNNNNNNNNNNNNNNNNNNNNNNNNNNNNNNNNNNNNNNNNNNNNNNNNNNNNNNNNNNNNNNNNNNNNNNNNNNNNNNNNNNNNNNNNNNNNNNNNNNNNNNNNNNNNNNNNNNNNNNNNNNNNNNNNNNNNNNNNNNNNNNNNNNNNNNNNNNNNNNNNNNNNNNNNNNNNNNNNNNNNNNNNNNNNNNNNNNNNNNNNNNNNNNNNNNNNNNNNNNNNNNNNNNNNNNNNNNNNNNNNNNNNNNNNNNNNNNNNNNNNNNNNNNNNNNNNNNNNNNNNNNNNNNNNNNNNNNNNNNNNNNNNNNNNNNNNNNNNNNNNNNNNNNNNNNNNNNNNNNNNNNNNNNNNNNNNNNNNNNNNNNNNNNNNNNNNNNNNNNNNNNNNNNNNNNNNNNNNNNNNNNNNNNNNNNNNNNNNNNNNNNNNNNNNNNNNNNNNNNNNNNNNNNNNNNNNNNNNNNNNNNNNNNNNNNNNNNNNNNNNNNNNNNNNNNNNNNNNNNNNNNNNNNNNNNNNNNNNNNNNNNNNNNNNNNNNNNNNNNNNNNNNNNNNNNNNNNNNNNNNNNNNNNNNNNNNNNNNNNNNNNNNNNNNNNNNNNNNNNNNNNNNNNNNNNNNNNNNNNNNNNNNNNNNNNNNNNNNNNNNNNNNNNNNNNNNNNNNNNNNNNNNNNNNNNNNNNNNNNNNNNNNNNNNNNNNNNNNNNNNNNNNNNNNNNNNNNNNNNNNNNNNNNNNNNNNNNNNNNNNNNNNNNNNNNNNNNNNNNNNNNNNNNNNNNNNNNNNNNNNNNNNNNNNNNNNNNNNNNNNNNNNNNNNNNNNNNNNNNNNNNNNNNNNNNNNNNNNNNNNNNNNNNNNNNNNNNNNNNNNNNNNNNNNNNNNNNNNNNNNNNNNNNNNNNNNNNNNNNNNNNNNNNNNNNNNNNNNNNNNNNNNNNNNNNNNNNNNNNNNNNNNNNNNNNNNNNNNNNNNNNNNNNNNNNNNNNNNNNNNNNNNNNNNNNNNNNNNNNNNNNNNNNNNNNNNNNNNNNNNNNNNNNNNNNNNNNNNNNNNNNNNNNNNNNNNNNNNNNNNNNNNNNNNNNNNNNNNNNNNNNNNNNNNNNNNNNNNNNNNNNNNNNNNNNNNNNNNNNNNNNNNNNNNNNNNNNNNNNNNNNNNNNNNNNNNNNNNNNNNNNNNNNNNNNNNNNNNNNNNNNNNNNNNNNNNNNNNNNNNNNNNNNNNNNNNNNNNNNNNNNNNNNNNNNNNNNNNNNNNNNNNNNNNNNNNNNNNNNNNNNNNNNNNNNNNNNNNNNNNNNNNNNNNNNNNNNNNNNNNNNNNNNNNNNNNNNNNNNNNNNNNNNNNNNNNNNNNNNNNNNNNNNNNNNNNNNNNNNNNNNNNNNNNNNNNNNNNNNNNNNNNNNNNNNNNNNNNNNNNNNNNNNNNNNNNNNNNNNNNNNNNNNNNNNNNNNNNNNNNNNNNNNNNNNNNNNNNNNNNNNNNNNNNNNNNNNNNNNNNNNNNNNNNNNNNNNNNNNNNNNNNNNNNNNNNNNNNNNNNNNNNNNNNNNNNNNNNNNNNNNNNNNNNNNNNNNNNNNNNNNNNNNNNNNNNNNNNNNNNNNNNNNNNNNNNNNNNNNNNNNNNNNNNNNNNNNNNNNNNNNNNNNNNNNNNNNNNNNNNNNNNNNNNNNNNNNNNNNNNNNNNNNNNNNNNNNNNNNNNNNNNNNNNNNNNNNNNNNNNNNNNNNNNNNNNNNNNNNNNNNNNNNNNNNNNNNNNNNNNNNNNNNNNNNNNNNNNNNNNNNNNNNNNNNNNNNNNNNNNNNNNNNNNNNNNNNNNNNNNNNNNNNNNNNNNNNNNNNNNNNNNNNNNNNNNNNNNNNNNNNNNNNNNNNNNNNNNNNNNNNNNNNNNNNNNNNNNNNNNNNNNNNNNNNNNNNNNNNNNNNNNNNNNNNNNNNNNNNNNNNNNNNNNNNNNNNNNNNNNNNNNNNNNNNNNNNNNNNNNNNNNNNNNNNNNNNNNNNNNNNNNNNNNNNNNNNNNNNNNNNNNNNNNNNNNNNNNNNNNNNNNNNNNNNNNNNNNNNNNNNNNNNNNNNNNNNNNNNNNNNNNNNNNNNNNNNNNNNNNNNNNNNNNNNNNNNNNNNNNNNNNNNNNNNNNNNNNNNNNNNNNNNNNNNNNNNNNNNNNNNNNNNNNNNNNNNNNNNNNNNNNNNNNNNNNNNNNNNNNNNNNNNNNNNNNNNNNNNNNNNNNNNNNNNNNNNNNNNNNNNNNNNNNNNNNNNNNNNNNNNNNNNNNNNNNNNNNNNNNNNNNNNNNNNNNNNNNNNNNNNNNNNNNNNNNNNNNNNNNNNNNNNNNNNNNNNNNNNNNNNNNNNNNNNNNNNNNNNNNNNNNNNNNNNNNNNNNNNNNNNNNNNNNNNNNNNNNNNNNNNNNNNNNNNNNNNNNNNNNNNNNNNNNNNNNNNNNNNNNNNNNNNNNNNNNNNNNNNNNNNNNNNNNNNNNNNNNNNNNNNNNNNNNNNNNNNNNNNNNNNNNNNNNNNNNNNNNNNNNNNNNNNNNNNNNNNNNNNNNNNNNNNNNNNNNNNNNNNNNNNNNNNNNNNNNNNNNNNNNNNNNNNNNNNNNNNNNNNNNNNNNNNNNNNNNNNNNNNNNNNNNNNNNNNNNNNNNNNNNNNNNNNNNNNNNNNNNNNNNNNNNNNNNNNNNNNNNNNNNNNNNNNNNNNNNNNNNNNNNNNNNNNNNNNNNNNNNNNNNNNNNNNNNNNNNNNNNNNNNNNNNNNNNNNNNNNNNNNNNNNNNNNNNNNNNNNNNNNNNNNNNNNNNNNNNNNNNNNNNNNNNNNNNNNNNNNNNNNNNNNNNNNNNNNNNNNNNNNNNNNNNNNNNNNNNNNNNNNNNNNNNNNNNNNNNNNNNNNNNNNNNNNNNNNNNNNNNNNNNNNNNNNNNNNNNNNNNNNNNNNNNNNNNNNNNNNNNNNNNNNNNNNNNNNNNNNNNNNNNNNNNNNNNNNNNNNNNNNNNNNNNNNNNNNNNNNNNNNNNNNNNNNNNNNNNNNNNNNNNNNNNNNNNNNNNNNNNNNNNNNNNNNNNNNNNNNNNNNNNNNNNNNNNNNNNNNNNNNNNNNNNNNNNNNNNNNNNNNNNNNNNNNNNNNNNNNNNNNNNNNNNNNNNNNNNNNNNNNNNNNNNNNNNNNNNNNNNNNNNNNNNNNNNNNNNNNNNNNNNNNNNNNNNNNNNNNNNNNNNNNNNNNNNNNNNNNNNNNNNNNNNNNNNNNNNNNNNNNNNNNNNNNNNNNNNNNNNNNNNNNNNNNNNNNNNNNNNNNNNNNNNNNNNNNNNNNNNNNNNNNNNNNNNNNNNNNNNNNNNNNNNNNNNNNNNNNNNNNNNNNNNNNNNNNNNNNNNNNNNNNNNNNNNNNNNNNNNNNNNNNNNNNNNNNNNNNNNNNNNNNNNNNNNNNNNNNNNNNNNNNNNNNNNNNNNNNNNNNNNNNNNNNNNNNNNNNNNNNNNNNNNNNNNNNNNNNNNNNNNNNNNNNNNNNNNNNNNNNNNNNNNNNNNNNNNNNNNNNNNNNNNNNNNNNNNNNNNNNNNNNNNNNNNNNNNNNNNNNNNNNNNNNNNNNNNNNNNNNNNNNNNNNNNNNNNNNNNNNNNNNNNNNNNNNNNNNNNNNNNNNNNNNNNNNNNNNNNNNNNNNNNNNNNNNNNNNNNNNNNNNNNNNNNNNNNNNNNNNNNNNNNNNNNNNNNNNNNNNNNNNNNNNNNNNNNNNNNNNNNNNNNNNNNNNNNNNNNNNNNNNNNNNNNNNNNNNNNNNNNNNNNNNNNNNNNNNNNNNNNNNNNNNNNNNNNNNNNNNNNNNNNNNNNNNNNNNNNNNNNNNNNNNNNNNNNNNNNNNNNNNNNNNNNNNNNNNNNNNNNNNNNNNNNNNNNNNNNNNNNNNNNNNNNNNNNNNNNNNNNNNNNNNNNNNNNNNNNNNNNNNNNNNNNNNNNNNNNNNNNNNNNNNNNNNNNNNNNNNNNNNNNNNNNNNNNNNNNNNNNNNNNNNNNNNNNNNNNNNNNNNNNNNNNNNNNNNNNNNNNNNNNNNNNNNNNNNNNNNNNNNNNNNNNNNNNNNNNNNNNNNNNNNNNNNNNNNNNNNNNNNNNNNNNNNNNNNNNNNNNNNNNNNNNNNNNNNNNNNNNNNNNNNNNNNNNNNNNNNNNNNNNNNNNNNNNNNNNNNNNNNNNNNNNNNNNNNNNNNNNNNNNNNNNNNNNNNNNNNNNNNNNNNNNNNNNNNNNNNNNNNNNNNNNNNNNNNNNNNNNNNNNNNNNNNNNNNNNNNNNNNNNNNNNNNNNNNNNNNNNNNNNNNNNNNNNNNNNNNNNNNNNNNNNNNNNNNNNNNNNNNNNNNNNNNNNNNNNNNNNNNNNNNNNNNNNNNNNNNNNNNNNNNNNNNNNNNNNNNNNNNNNNNNNNNNNNNNNNNNNNNNNNNNNNNNNNNNNNNNNNNNNNNNNNNNNNNNNNNNNNNNNNNNNNNNNNNNNNNNNNNNNNNNNNNNNNNNNNNNNNNNNNNNNNNNNNNNNNNNNNNNNNNNNNNNNNNNNNNNNNNNNNNNNNNNNNNNNNNNNNNNNNNNNNNNNNNNNNNNNNNNNNNNNNNNNNNNNNNNNNNNNNNNNNNNNNNNNNNNNNNNNNNNNNNNNNNNNNNNNNNNNNNNNNNNNNNNNNNNNNNNNNNNNNNNNNNNNNNNNNNNNNNNNNNNNNNNNNNNNNNNNNNNNNNNNNNNNNNNNNNNNNNNNNNNNNNNNNNNNNNNNNNNNNNNNNNNNNNNNNNNNNNNNNNNNNNNNNNNNNNNNNNNNNNNNNNNNNNNNNNNNNNNNNNNNNNNNNNNNNNNNNNNNNNNNNNNNNNNNNNNNNN
It encodes:
- the LOC106317635 gene encoding protein NIM1-INTERACTING 2-like, yielding MSSEMKEERREEDNGKACGDEYRGKSSTEVVRTVTEEEVDEFFKILRRLHVATRIVARVNGGDAERELPSKKRKRIQSLGLRSSLDTNEVQDGESDGINRVGLRNLGLDLNCQPEPEAVKM
- the LOC106317633 gene encoding dihydrolipoyllysine-residue acetyltransferase component 4 of pyruvate dehydrogenase complex, chloroplastic-like gives rise to the protein MAASSSFLSTASLSNPKSTISFASSVSPAPIPSLRRVVFRSPSSHRRVTTVRSKIREIFMPALSSTMTEGKIVSWIKTEGEKLAKGESVVVVESDKADMDVETFYDGYLAAIVVGEGETAPVGAAIGLLAETEAEIEEAKNKAASKPSSSAVVPSPPPATSSPAPAAAASDGPRKTVATPHAKKLAKQHKVDIGSVAGTGPFGRITASDVEAAAGIAPTVTPPPPPPSPAAAPAPTAKATTTSSPPLLPDASIVPFTAVQSAVSKNMIESLSVPTFRVGYPVNTAALDALYEKVKPKGVTMTALLAKAAGMALAQHPVVNASCKDGKSFSYNSNINVAVAVAINGGLITPVLQDADKLDLYLLSQKWKELVGKARSKQLQPHEYNSGTFTLSNLGMFGVDRFDAILPPGQGAIMAVGASKPTVVADKDGFFSVKNKMLVNVTADHRIVYGADLAAFLQTFAKIVENPDSLTL